A stretch of the Sphingosinithalassobacter tenebrarum genome encodes the following:
- the metH gene encoding methionine synthase, which yields MTTSSTNFINIGERTNVTGSARFKKLIMNDDYETAVEVARDQVENGAQVIDVNMDEGLLDAEKAMTTFLKLIAAEPDIARVPIMIDSSKWDVIEAGLKCVSGKPIVNSISMKEGEEQFLDAARKCMAYGAAVVVMAFDETGQADTEDRKVEICQRAYKLLTGIGFPPEDIIFDPNVFAVATGIEEHNNYAVDFIEAVKRIKASCPHVHFSGGLSNLSFSFRGNEPVRRAMHSVFLYYAIPAGLDMAIVNAGQLDVYDTIDAELRTAVEDVILNKDPEAGDRLVELAEKYRGTDAVAEKQAAEWRSWDVIKRLEHALVKGIDAHVVDDTEEARQQIADRGGKPIEVIEGPLMDGMNVVGDLFGSGKMFLPQVVKSARVMKKAVAHLLPYIEAEKEEGARGKGKVIMATVKGDVHDIGKNIVGVVLQCNGFDVVDMGVMVPWADILKAANDEDADMIGLSGLITPSLDEMVTVAEEMQSAEMTMPLLIGGATTSKVHTALKIAPAYLGPVVHVLDASRAVGVATTLVSQTGRDAYVTKIADEYEAVRVARANKGQSKLVSLNEARANAFKADMSLKAPAPKKPGLHVYQDWDLADLRDYIDWTPFFRSWELAGVYPAILEDEVVGESATSLFNDAQKMLDKIIEEKWLTAKGVAALWPCHRDGDDVVIHHHHVQDRISKDGATFGDHAADLPDLDRTNEESIRMPFLRQQVAKREGRANMCLADFIAEDGDWIGGFAVTAGHGIDEHSKRFKEAQDDYSDILLKALADRLAEAFAERMHQHVRKDLWGYAEGEQLTNEALIKEEYRGIRPAPGYPACPDHSEKPMLFEMLNATENTGITLTESFAMLPTAAVSGFYFGHPDSQYFGVARIGEDQVEEYAQRRGVELDLAKRWLRPNLD from the coding sequence ATGACCACCAGCTCCACCAATTTCATCAATATCGGCGAACGCACCAACGTCACCGGATCGGCGCGCTTCAAGAAGCTGATCATGAACGACGACTATGAAACGGCGGTCGAAGTCGCACGTGATCAGGTCGAAAACGGCGCGCAGGTGATCGACGTCAACATGGACGAAGGGCTGCTCGACGCCGAAAAGGCGATGACGACCTTTCTGAAGCTGATCGCCGCCGAACCCGATATCGCGCGCGTGCCGATCATGATCGACAGCTCCAAATGGGACGTGATCGAAGCGGGCCTGAAATGCGTGTCGGGCAAGCCGATCGTCAATTCGATCAGCATGAAGGAAGGCGAGGAACAGTTCCTCGACGCCGCCCGCAAATGCATGGCCTATGGCGCCGCCGTGGTCGTCATGGCGTTCGACGAGACCGGCCAGGCCGATACCGAGGACCGCAAGGTCGAAATTTGCCAGCGCGCCTACAAGCTGCTCACCGGCATCGGTTTCCCGCCCGAGGACATCATCTTCGATCCCAATGTCTTCGCGGTCGCGACGGGCATCGAGGAGCATAACAACTACGCCGTCGATTTCATCGAGGCAGTGAAGCGGATCAAGGCGAGCTGCCCGCACGTCCATTTCTCGGGCGGGCTTTCGAACCTCTCCTTCAGCTTCCGCGGCAACGAGCCGGTGCGCCGCGCGATGCACTCGGTGTTCCTCTATTACGCCATCCCCGCCGGGCTCGACATGGCGATCGTCAATGCCGGCCAGCTCGACGTCTATGACACGATCGACGCCGAGCTGCGCACCGCGGTCGAGGACGTGATCCTCAACAAGGACCCGGAAGCCGGCGATCGCCTCGTCGAGCTTGCCGAGAAATATCGCGGGACGGACGCGGTCGCCGAAAAGCAGGCCGCCGAATGGCGCAGCTGGGACGTGATCAAGCGGCTCGAACACGCGCTGGTGAAAGGCATCGACGCGCATGTCGTCGACGATACCGAAGAGGCGCGCCAGCAGATCGCGGATCGCGGCGGCAAGCCGATCGAGGTTATCGAAGGCCCGTTGATGGACGGCATGAATGTCGTCGGCGACCTGTTCGGATCGGGCAAGATGTTCCTGCCGCAGGTGGTGAAATCCGCCCGCGTGATGAAGAAGGCCGTCGCCCATCTCCTCCCCTATATCGAGGCGGAGAAGGAAGAGGGCGCGCGCGGCAAGGGCAAGGTCATCATGGCCACGGTGAAGGGCGACGTGCACGATATCGGCAAGAATATCGTCGGCGTCGTGCTGCAATGTAACGGCTTCGACGTGGTCGATATGGGCGTGATGGTCCCCTGGGCCGATATCCTCAAGGCCGCGAACGACGAGGACGCCGACATGATCGGCCTGTCCGGCCTGATCACGCCCAGCCTCGACGAAATGGTGACGGTGGCCGAGGAAATGCAGTCGGCCGAAATGACGATGCCGCTGCTGATCGGCGGCGCGACGACGTCGAAGGTGCACACCGCGCTCAAGATCGCGCCGGCCTATCTGGGGCCGGTGGTCCACGTCCTCGACGCCAGCCGCGCGGTCGGCGTCGCGACGACGCTCGTCAGCCAGACCGGGCGCGACGCCTATGTCACCAAGATCGCCGACGAATATGAAGCGGTGCGCGTCGCGCGCGCGAACAAGGGTCAGTCGAAGCTGGTGTCGCTCAACGAAGCGCGTGCCAATGCGTTCAAGGCCGACATGTCGCTCAAGGCGCCCGCGCCCAAAAAGCCGGGCCTCCACGTCTATCAGGACTGGGACCTCGCCGATCTGCGCGACTATATCGACTGGACGCCTTTCTTCCGCTCGTGGGAACTGGCGGGCGTCTATCCCGCGATCCTCGAGGACGAAGTGGTCGGCGAAAGCGCGACCAGTCTCTTCAACGACGCGCAGAAGATGCTCGACAAGATCATCGAAGAGAAATGGCTGACCGCAAAGGGCGTCGCCGCGCTCTGGCCGTGCCACCGCGACGGCGACGATGTCGTAATCCATCACCATCATGTGCAGGATCGCATCAGCAAGGACGGCGCGACCTTCGGCGATCATGCCGCCGACCTGCCCGACCTCGATCGCACCAACGAGGAAAGCATCCGCATGCCCTTCCTGCGCCAGCAGGTCGCCAAGCGCGAGGGGCGCGCGAACATGTGCCTTGCCGATTTCATTGCCGAGGACGGCGACTGGATCGGCGGCTTCGCCGTCACGGCGGGCCACGGCATCGACGAACATTCCAAACGCTTCAAGGAAGCGCAGGACGATTATTCGGACATCCTGCTCAAGGCATTGGCCGACCGTCTTGCGGAGGCCTTCGCCGAACGCATGCACCAGCATGTCCGCAAGGATCTGTGGGGCTATGCCGAGGGCGAACAGCTCACCAACGAAGCGCTGATCAAGGAAGAGTATCGCGGCATCCGCCCGGCGCCCGGCTATCCCGCCTGTCCCGATCACAGCGAAAAGCCGATGCTGTTCGAGATGCTCAACGCGACCGAGAACACCGGCATCACGCTCACCGAAAGCTTTGCGATGCTGCCGACCGCGGCGGTATCGGGCTTTTATTTCGGTCATCCCGACAGCCAGTATTTCGGCGTCGCCCGCATCGGCGAGGATCAGGTGGAAGAATATGCGCAGCGGCGCGGGGTGGAGCTCGACCTGGCCAAGCGCTGGCTGCGGCCGAATTTGGATTGA
- a CDS encoding BaiN/RdsA family NAD(P)/FAD-dependent oxidoreductase produces MAPPQLFDVIVLGAGAAGMMCAAVAGQRGRRVLLLDHNDEPGRKILISGGGRCNFTNVHTAPDRFISANPHFAKSALSRYTPQDFIDLIAGYGIAWHEKTLGQLFCDESARAIVAMLVNECEMGSVTPGFGQPIRDVSHADGRFRVTTGAGVAEAPALVVATGGPSIPKLGATGFAYDLAKYFGLKLVEPRPALVPLTLGPDDALFRDLAGVSAPVRAKAGKGVFDEAALFTHRGLSGPAILQVSSYWRHGEQVAIDFFPQAQSGWLTEAKREHPRATMRSLLARQMPDRLAEALAEKLALAGELANQKDAALAEAERRLSDWRFRPTGTEAFAKAEVTVGGISTAELSSQTMEAKKLPGLYPIGEAVDVTGWLGGYNFQWAWASAQAAGRAL; encoded by the coding sequence ATGGCCCCGCCGCAACTCTTCGATGTCATCGTCCTCGGCGCGGGCGCGGCGGGGATGATGTGCGCCGCCGTGGCCGGGCAGCGCGGGCGGCGGGTGCTGCTGCTCGATCACAATGACGAGCCGGGGCGGAAAATCCTGATTTCGGGCGGCGGGCGGTGCAATTTCACCAATGTGCATACGGCGCCCGATCGCTTCATCTCGGCCAATCCGCATTTCGCCAAGTCGGCGCTCAGCCGGTACACGCCGCAGGACTTCATCGATCTGATCGCGGGATACGGCATCGCCTGGCACGAAAAGACGCTGGGGCAGCTCTTCTGCGACGAGAGCGCCCGGGCGATCGTCGCGATGCTGGTCAACGAATGCGAAATGGGCAGCGTGACGCCGGGCTTCGGCCAGCCGATCCGCGATGTCAGCCATGCCGACGGGCGGTTTCGCGTGACGACCGGCGCGGGCGTGGCGGAGGCCCCTGCCCTCGTCGTCGCCACCGGCGGGCCTTCGATCCCGAAATTGGGCGCGACCGGCTTCGCCTATGATCTCGCCAAATATTTCGGGCTGAAGCTGGTCGAGCCGCGCCCGGCGCTCGTCCCGCTGACGCTCGGCCCCGACGACGCGCTGTTCCGCGATCTTGCGGGCGTATCGGCGCCGGTACGCGCGAAGGCGGGCAAGGGGGTGTTCGACGAAGCGGCGCTGTTCACCCATCGCGGGCTGTCCGGCCCGGCGATCCTGCAGGTTTCGAGCTATTGGCGGCATGGCGAGCAAGTCGCGATCGATTTCTTCCCGCAGGCGCAAAGCGGCTGGCTGACCGAGGCCAAGCGCGAGCATCCGCGCGCGACGATGCGCAGCCTGCTGGCGCGGCAGATGCCCGACCGGCTCGCCGAGGCGCTGGCGGAGAAGCTGGCGCTGGCGGGCGAACTGGCGAACCAGAAGGACGCGGCGCTGGCCGAAGCCGAACGCCGCCTGTCCGACTGGCGCTTCCGCCCGACCGGGACCGAAGCCTTCGCCAAAGCCGAAGTGACGGTGGGCGGGATCAGCACCGCCGAATTGTCCTCGCAGACGATGGAGGCGAAGAAGCTGCCGGGCCTCTATCCCATCGGCGAAGCGGTGGACGTCACCGGCTGGCTCGGCGGCTATAATTTCCAATGGGCCTGGGCGAGCGCGCAGGCGGCCGGGCGGGCGCTCTAG